A part of Vulcanisaeta moutnovskia 768-28 genomic DNA contains:
- a CDS encoding inositol monophosphatase family protein, translating to MEVNLETLIKDLAIKAGSFVRSKAEDLNYRQIMRRGSTDVSRRIDLEVEDLIIKGVEEEGLRAVVNTEERGVVEVGGGEPEYVFVVDPLDGSLNFVLGIPFYSISIAAGKYSSTPRFSDLTDGVVYYVEKDALYYGGLKGVDFRGDDLNDLNEDIDKPVISLYLEPDVNEKLLMGLRGIYDRFGRFKIRSLGAASLEMVMASIGRFLAFMDLRNRLRIFDIAGAYVIARAMRTNTYTLGGGDLGSELVSSDRRFSLIVSRNSDFIRGFLGLLGVK from the coding sequence GTGGAGGTAAACCTTGAAACACTAATAAAGGACCTGGCCATTAAGGCGGGTTCATTCGTCAGATCCAAGGCTGAGGATCTAAACTATAGGCAAATAATGAGGAGGGGTTCAACAGATGTTTCCAGGCGTATTGACCTTGAGGTTGAGGATTTAATAATCAAGGGTGTTGAGGAGGAGGGTTTGAGGGCTGTCGTAAATACTGAGGAGAGGGGTGTTGTTGAGGTTGGTGGTGGTGAGCCTGAGTACGTATTCGTGGTTGACCCATTAGATGGGTCATTAAACTTCGTACTCGGTATACCCTTCTACTCAATATCAATTGCAGCGGGTAAGTACAGCAGTACTCCCAGGTTTAGTGATTTGACGGATGGCGTTGTTTATTACGTGGAGAAGGACGCGCTCTATTACGGCGGTCTGAAGGGTGTTGATTTTAGGGGTGATGATCTTAACGACCTTAATGAGGATATTGATAAGCCAGTAATATCGCTTTACCTGGAGCCAGATGTAAATGAGAAATTGCTTATGGGGCTTAGGGGGATTTATGATAGGTTCGGTAGGTTTAAGATTAGGAGTCTTGGTGCTGCTAGTCTCGAGATGGTCATGGCATCAATTGGTAGGTTCCTAGCCTTCATGGACCTTAGGAATAGGCTTAGGATATTCGACATAGCCGGCGCCTACGTAATTGCCAGGGCGATGAGGACCAATACATACACGCTGGGCGGTGGTGATTTGGGGAGTGAGTTGGTTAGTAGTGATAGGAGGTTTAGCCTGATTGTTAGTAGGAATAGTGATTTCATAAGGGGTTTTCTTGGGTTATTGGGTGTCAAGTGA
- a CDS encoding metallophosphoesterase family protein: protein MFKTEDFVGKLRVLLVSDLHGSSVAYGKLSNAIKFYKADVVVFAGDLTGKALVPIIRDDGSFSLGSGVSKYLVNVFGDVKAVGDKDLNKVVKDLRGRGYYPFVTDKAGYEELASNRDSVRETFVKLMINALEEDLGKVVARYREAGVKLLIMPGNDDYPEIADYVRKQASDVLVPIDEDVIEFNGYYFLGFGYSTPTPWNTPREVSEEELGARVEKLIWSVDQTRLGRLIMVIHDPPYNTLIDQAYQLNKDFKPVVRGGEIVRTHVGSKSVRALIEEYSPLMGMHGHIHEAPGIDYVRSNSGAKVPVINTGSEYSEGVLRMAYLIIEDNKLKNYFLVKG, encoded by the coding sequence TTGTTTAAAACGGAGGACTTCGTGGGTAAGTTAAGGGTTTTACTTGTTTCGGATCTACATGGCTCTAGTGTGGCGTATGGTAAGTTGTCTAATGCCATTAAGTTCTATAAGGCTGATGTCGTGGTCTTCGCTGGTGACCTTACTGGCAAGGCCTTGGTGCCTATTATTAGGGATGATGGCTCCTTCAGCCTTGGTTCCGGCGTTAGTAAGTACTTGGTTAATGTCTTTGGTGATGTGAAGGCAGTGGGTGATAAGGACCTTAACAAGGTAGTTAAGGATTTGAGGGGTAGGGGTTATTACCCATTCGTTACTGATAAGGCTGGTTATGAGGAACTAGCCAGTAATAGGGATAGTGTTAGGGAGACCTTTGTCAAGCTCATGATCAATGCCCTGGAGGAGGACCTGGGCAAGGTCGTTGCTAGGTACAGGGAGGCCGGTGTCAAGCTGTTAATAATGCCGGGTAATGATGACTATCCCGAAATTGCGGATTACGTGAGGAAGCAAGCCTCTGACGTGTTAGTGCCTATTGATGAGGATGTTATTGAGTTCAATGGCTACTACTTCCTGGGCTTTGGGTACTCAACACCAACGCCCTGGAACACACCTAGGGAGGTCAGTGAGGAGGAACTTGGGGCAAGGGTTGAGAAGTTGATTTGGAGTGTTGATCAGACAAGGCTTGGTAGATTGATAATGGTTATTCATGATCCACCATACAACACACTCATTGATCAGGCTTATCAATTGAATAAGGACTTTAAGCCCGTGGTTAGGGGTGGCGAGATTGTGAGGACTCACGTGGGTAGTAAGTCGGTGAGGGCTTTGATTGAGGAGTACTCACCATTGATGGGGATGCACGGTCACATACATGAAGCTCCTGGCATTGACTATGTGAGGAGTAATTCAGGTGCCAAGGTCCCTGTGATTAACACAGGTAGTGAATATTCGGAGGGTGTGCTTAGGATGGCTTACCTAATTATTGAGGATAATAAATTGAAGAATTACTTCCTAGTCAAGGGCTAA